GCTCGTTCGTTCAGGGGTTCTGCGCGCGGGCGAACGCGTGGAGCGCGTGATCGAACCGACGCGTCGTGCGCCCACTCGTAGGCCTGCTCGCCCGGCGAGATCGCGACGGCGTGCTGGTCTCTTCCCATGGAATGATTCGGTGGGGAATCCGGCGGTCGTCAACGTGCCCTCTGCTGTCCGCCCGGTTACTTCTGGAGGCGCGGGATGACAGGGGAAAGCGGTGTCTATTGCGTGATCGTGCGCTTGGAGCGCGAGGCGCGTATTCGCGTCGGGCGGTTCGGTCTCAAGACGTTTGCTCCCGGAACGTATGTGTACACGGGACGAGCAGCGCGCGGCCTCAGAGCGCGCTTGGCCCGGCATCTTCAGCGTCGGAAATCGAAGCGATGGCACATTGACCATCTGACGACTCACCGATGGGCGCGCATCATCGGCGTCGTCGTCCTGTTGGGCGACGCCGCGCGCGAATGTCAAGTGCACCAACGCGTGAGGGCCGCCGCACAGGGTGATGTGCCTGGCTTCGGAGCGAGCGATTGCCGAAGTGGATGCCGATCGCATCTAGCGTACTTCGCGTTGCCGAGAGGTCCTGCGACGAAGATGATGGGACGACGTTCGCCAGAGCGAACGCGGAAAGGCACGATGGTCAAGGCCGAAGGCCTTCGGTAGAATTACGGGACAATGGGCACAACGTTTCTGGATCGGCTCAATCGGGAAGTGCTCCTGGCCGACGGAGCGATGGGAACGCTCCTTCTGGCTCGTGGGATCGAGCCCAAGGCGCTCATGGAACAGAACCTCACCAATCCGGACCTCATTCGCCAGATTCACCTCGACTACATTCGAGCGGGCGCGCAGTTGATTGAGACGAACACGTTCCTAGCGAACCGGCTGCGTCTGGCCGAATATGGATTGGAATCGGAGTTGGAGGCCATCAATCGGGCGGCTGTTCGAATCGCGCGCGAGGCCGTGCGGATGAGCGGCGAGGAGGTCTTCATCGCGGGTTCCGTGGGACCGTTGGGCGCGTTGGTCAAGCCCTATGGGAATCTCACCTTGGACGATCTCTCGGCGGCATATGTCGAGCAGATCGCTATCCTCGTGGATGAGGGGGTGGACGTCATCATCATCGAGACGCATCCGAGCTTACTGGAGGCTCTCGAGGCCGTGCGCGCGGCCAAGACCGTCTCGCCCACGACGCCCATCATCGCGCAGATGACGTTTCTGGAGGATGGGAAATCGAAATTCGGAGACGATCTGCGCCGCTCTCTGGAAGCGCTGGCCGCTGCCGACGCCGATGTGGTGGGCGTCAATTGCAGCGGGCCGCAGATGACCTACGACATCATCTACGAATTCTTGACGACGACCGAGCTGCCCGTCTCCATCATGCCGAATGCGGGCGTGCCGCAGTTCATCGGCGGGCGGACGATCTATCTCTCCTCGCCGGAATACCTGCGGGAGTACGCGCGCCGTTTCGTCGAAGCAGGCGCCAATATCCTCGGCGGTTGTTGCGGGACGACGCCTGAACATATTCGGGCGATGGGCGTCGTCGTGCGCGGCCAGGTCCCTCGACGCGTGCGACAGCGCGTCGCCGTGTCCGTTGGGGTGAGGGAGGAGCTGACGACCGCGTCCTCCGCGGTGCTCCCAGCGAGGTTTCGCGAACGCTTGGGGCGCGAATTCGTCGTGGTGGTGGAAGTGCACCCCCCTCGAGGAGTGGACTATCGGACGCCGATCGAGCACATTCGCCGACTCGCACAGTGTGGTGTGGATGCCGTGAGCGTGCACGATCCGCCCGAAGCGCGCGTGAGCCTCTCGAGCTTCGTCTTCGCCCACGTGATTCAGACGCAGGCGGGCGTCGAGGCGATCTGGCATCTCTCCTGTCGGGATCGCACGCTCGCGGCGATTCATTCGGAGTTGCTCGGAGCGGCCGTGCTCGGCGTGCGCAACGTCTTAGCCCTCACGGGAGAGGCCGCGAGCGTCGGCGAATGGCCGCGCTGGCCCTCGGCCCACGACGTGAGCGCAACGGGATTGGTGAAAATCATCGAG
This portion of the Blastocatellia bacterium genome encodes:
- a CDS encoding bifunctional homocysteine S-methyltransferase/methylenetetrahydrofolate reductase, translated to MGTTFLDRLNREVLLADGAMGTLLLARGIEPKALMEQNLTNPDLIRQIHLDYIRAGAQLIETNTFLANRLRLAEYGLESELEAINRAAVRIAREAVRMSGEEVFIAGSVGPLGALVKPYGNLTLDDLSAAYVEQIAILVDEGVDVIIIETHPSLLEALEAVRAAKTVSPTTPIIAQMTFLEDGKSKFGDDLRRSLEALAAADADVVGVNCSGPQMTYDIIYEFLTTTELPVSIMPNAGVPQFIGGRTIYLSSPEYLREYARRFVEAGANILGGCCGTTPEHIRAMGVVVRGQVPRRVRQRVAVSVGVREELTTASSAVLPARFRERLGREFVVVVEVHPPRGVDYRTPIEHIRRLAQCGVDAVSVHDPPEARVSLSSFVFAHVIQTQAGVEAIWHLSCRDRTLAAIHSELLGAAVLGVRNVLALTGEAASVGEWPRWPSAHDVSATGLVKIIEGLNRGRTLTGNDIGSPTDFRVGVLAQVGAEDVEAEFRKLEERVEAGAHFIVTTPVFDLPRFEWFWKRCLAFGLPILVGILPLKSARHAEFLHHEVPGITIPEVLRERLRRAQENESAEGMRIARELIAQLRPHVAGVYLIPPSERWEALPDMLVACLPEAQRTDALGA
- a CDS encoding GIY-YIG nuclease family protein; the protein is MTGESGVYCVIVRLEREARIRVGRFGLKTFAPGTYVYTGRAARGLRARLARHLQRRKSKRWHIDHLTTHRWARIIGVVVLLGDAARECQVHQRVRAAAQGDVPGFGASDCRSGCRSHLAYFALPRGPATKMMGRRSPERTRKGTMVKAEGLR